In one Amaranthus tricolor cultivar Red isolate AtriRed21 chromosome 8, ASM2621246v1, whole genome shotgun sequence genomic region, the following are encoded:
- the LOC130821352 gene encoding protein SPIRAL1-like 1 codes for MGRGVSSGGGQSSLGYLFGSGEAPKPAANNPPANTSAAPAVKDAPKPVVNSQPVDFKNVPAGVNNNINNYHRADGQNTGNFITGNISSLEIFCTQ; via the exons ATGGGACGCGGTGTTAGCAGTGGAGGTGGACAGAGTTCATTGGGCTACTTGTTTGGAAGTGGAGAGGCTCCTAAGCCAGCGGCTAATAATCCTCCTGCCAATACTAGTGCTGCACCGGCTGTAAAAGATGCACCAAAGCCTGTTGTTAATTCCCAGCCTGTAGATTTTAAGAATGTTCCTGCTGgtgttaataataatataaacaactATCACCGTGCTGATGGTCAGAACACTGGCAATTTCATCACG gGAAACATATCTTCATTGGAAATTTTTTGTACTCAATGA